The sequence agtgTGTATTTTGCTATCTAAAatgtgttcatatttttttaatgtaatatttacaAAATCCTGAAGTTTCTTACAAACCTTTTATAGAAAACAGTGTCACCAGAGGGGATAGTGGGTTGGCGggtggataaattaggaatttaggataacatacacacacttctaggtacaaaatagataaacaaaaatgacctattgtacagcacagggaactatattcaatgtcttgtaataacctataatggaaaagaatctgaaaaagatatatctgtatatagctgaatcactttgctatacacctgaagctaacacactATAAATTAACTATGCTtcggtggtaaagaaactgcccacAGTGCGAGAAACccaagttcgacccctgggttgggaagatcccctggagaagggaatggcaatccattccagtactcctgactggagaatcccatggacagaggagacaggcgagctacagttcatggggtcacagagtcagacacaactgagcgactaacacacacacagaaaagtatggctataaaaaagaaaataatgtttatactGCTTTGGAaccaatagagaaaaacaatgtgAATTTTCTAACGTCCAAGatgacaataaaaatttttatctgtTATTTATCACAACTGTCTcagaggaaattttttaaatgtcttggtCAAATAAGCCAGGACCATGTTTCCATACCAAACTTTCTCATAATGAAAACCCAATCCTAATTTTACAGTCTTTGCATGTTACTAGAATCGTCCATGCATTTTAATAGATTAGTTTCTTCATCAATTCATGgcactgaaaaaaagaaacaaagacgtATCATTTGTACCAGATGTTTCTAAATTGCTACCATTTCTAATAGTCATCAAATATGCCACAGATAAATACAGCTCTGCAGCCTCTCTCCATTGTTACTACACTATCAGATCAAACAACATAGCCTCTGGGGTTTCAAATGTGATGGCTAAATTATATTTGCATGAAAGGAAGAGTAATGACAATTCTTCTGCATAgtgattattaaaatgtttttgtagAAGCAGATCATCTTCAAGGGGAGACATGAGTGATCAGGATGCAATCCAGGAGAAATTTTACCCACCTCGTTTCATTCAAGTGCCAGAGAACATGTCAATTGAAGAAGGAAGATTCTGCAGAATGGACTTCAAAGTaagaaaaaagttcaaaaatattgGAGAAAAATTAAATGGGATACTAGGTTTTGAAAAATGTCTCCTCCTCTTCATAGCTCTCTACACAGCCTGACAagtagtatgtatgtatgtgtgtgtgttagtcactcaaccgtgtttgactctttgccaccccatgggctgtaacccaccaggttcctctgtccatggaattctccaggcaagaatactagagtgggtagccattcccttctccacaggatcttcctgacccagggatcgaacctgagtctccagcattgcaggcagattttttactgtctgaaccaccaaggaagcccaaggagTATGTATAGTGGATAAGAACACTATACATAAGTTTACCTGGGTTAGAATCCTGGCCCTGCCATTTTCCAGCTGTGTAACCTGAGACAATTTAATATCACTACCCTTTTGTTttccctgtaaaatgggaataaaaattgtACCAATGTCATAAAGCTATTTGAAGATAAACTGAGTAAATAGGTATAAGGTACTTACAATAGTGCCAAACACCTAATACCCTATATAAGTGAAGCTTTCATAACAACAGGATTTCCTAAGTAAAATGCCTCTTCAAGAAATTCAAGCTGCCCTGCCCTCTCTTGGCCTAGAAGAATTCTTCAGGCTAAAATAACTTATTAGAAAGGCCtacatttttattatcatcattttggagaactttttcatcataaaatattttaccagATTCCTTATGAGTGAAATTCAGTGTACAGATTTGACTGTTAAGGCATATATGAAAACACTTAACAAAATGTCATTCATACACCAGAACTATAGCTCAAGAACACTCTGTTTTGGAAAGGTCATGAATTAGATTAGCAAGATTCATATACATGTGTCTCTAGGACTTCATTTGCATTTGCCATTAGCCAGAAAATCCATGACTTCCATATTCCTTGTGGAAACCAATATAACATAAATTATTGTCCTTAATATAGTAATTAAGAGATCTTAAGGAGCCTGAGGCTGTATATGAAAGAGCTAGATGTGGTTTGAGATAGTCTGAAAATACTATATTAATTTCAAGGATTAtcatttttactattttgttaaaaattattgaaagaaaatcttttaagATCGTACTCTGCATTTTTAATCACAAACCCACTCAGATACTGAATTGTTAAAATTCATAAATGGACAAAGGGGTTCCAGTGATCTGTAACTTAAAATTCTATCATCTTGTTCCTTTCTAGGTGAGTGGACTACCAGCTCCTGATGTGTCATGGTATCTAAATGGACGACCAGTTCAATCAGATGATTTTCACAAAATGATAGTGTCTGAGAAGGGTTTTCATTCACTCATCTTTGAAGTGGTCAGAACTTCAGATGCAGGGGCTTATGCATGTGTTGCCAAGAACAgagcaggagaagccacctttACTGTGCAGCTGGACGTCCTGGGTAAGCTTTCAAAGAGATACCAGAGAGCTCCTTAAAAACATGTcaaatcaaaaaagaaactgTTGAAAAAGACTTTACATTTAAGGTTAATGTCTATACTATAGACTCTAGTAGAACATCAATTTTTATGTAAAAGCCATAGTGGGCAGAGGTTGAGGGAAACTCAAAGAAACTAGAAGAACAGATCTACCCCTAAAGTTTTTCTGGAAGAGAAATAAGGTAACATTTCAGACAGACCAAAGAAGGTAGTGTACTCTAGTTACATTTTTAGATGTACAGTATTTGTAGATTAAACATTAAAGTGAAAATTTTTAATCTAATCATATTTCTggtctatagtctaaaataatcaatctgattcacATTTTCACAGGTTGTTACAATCACACATAGTTTAAAATTGAAGAGTAAATGTTAACTTTTAGCCTTAGGCTATgcacttttcatgcaaagatgggctcgataaaggacagaaatggtatggacctaacagaagcagagatattaagaagagatggcaagaatacacagaactgtacaaaaaagatcttcatgacccggataatcacgatgatgtgatcactcacctagagccagacatcctggaatgtgaagtcaagtgggccttaggaagaagcatcactacaaacaaagctagtggaggtgatggaattcctattgagctatttcaaatcctgaaagatgatgctgtgaaagtgctgcactcaatatgccagcaaatttggaaaagtcagcagtggccacaggactggaaaaggtcagttttcattccaatcccaaagaaaggcaatgccaaagaatgctcaaactaccgcacatttgcactcatctcacatgctagtaaagtaatgctcataattctccaagccaggcttcagcaatacgtgaaccgtgaacttcctgatgttcaagctggttttagaaaaggcagaggaaccagagatcaaattgccaacatccgctggatcatggaaaaagcaagggagttccagaaaaacatctacttctgctttattgactatgccaaagcctttgactgtgtggatcacaataaactgtggaaaattctgaaatagttgggaataccagaccacctgacctgcctcttgagaaatctgtatgcaggtcaggaagcaacagttagaactggacatggaacaacaggctggttccaaataagaaaaggagtacgtcaaggctgtatattgtcaccctgcttatttaacttatatgcagagtacatcatgagaaatgctggactggaagaaacacaagctggattcaagatttccgggagaaatatcaataacctcagatatgcagatgataccacccttatggcagaaagtgaagaggaactaaaaagcctcttgatgaaagtgaaagagagtgaaaaagttggctttaagctcaatattcagaaaacgaagatcatggcatctggtcccatcacttcatggcaaatagatggagaaacagtggaaacagtgtcagactttattttgaggggctccaaaatcactgcagatggtgactgcagccatgaaattaaaagacgcttactcctcggaagaaaaattatgaccaacctagatagcatattcaaaagcagagacatcactttgccgactaaggtccgtccagtcaaggctgtggtttttccagtagtcatgtatggatgtgagagttggactgtaaagaaggctgagcaccgaagaattaatgcttttgaactgtggtgttggagaagactcttgagagtcccttggaatgcaaggagatccaaccagtccattctgaaggagatcaaccctgggatttctttggaaggaatgatgctaaagctgaagctccagtactttggccacctcatgcaaagagttgactcactggaaaagactctgatgctgggagggattgggggcaggagaagaaggggacgaccgaggatgagatggctggatggcatcactgactcgatggacgtgaatctgagtgaactccaggagttggtgatagacagggaggcctggcgtgctgcgattcatggggtcgcaaagagtcagacacgactgagcaactgaactgaactgaatacactttTTACAAGAAACTagtctttaattaaaatattacaatTTAACTGCTTTAAATATATCAATTTGTAATGACTTAAGATATACTGCATCAGAGATATTTTGCTGTAATTCACTGTTTATTATATAAAAGCTTGATCAAGTTAAAGGATGGGCAATCCTGAATTTGTATTCTATCCAGATGAATGAAAAAGCTGTAAGATTATTATATGATATAATAAAGGACCTCAGACTAAGGGAAAAACTAGTGATCTAgaaattttaaacacacacataccacacacagaaTTCAAGGGATTATGCTTAGGGCAAAACCTTTCTATGCCAGTAGCTCCAAAAATACTATAATGTTAGAGCTGAAAAAGACTTCAGCTGGCATTCATCCAATCTCCTCATTTCTCCTTCAGAAAAGCTAGGGTTATAGTATTATAGTACCAATTATTCTTCCCTCAGATATTTGAAGAAAAGTAAAGACATAATAATTACTGgcatttgtatattattttataatttacaaagTGCTTCTTCATTCATAACCGCAACTGATCCTCACATAACTTTGTTCAGTGTGGGCAGAGCAGTCACTATTACTTGGGTAtcactttataataaataaaatttagtctcagaaaaactaaacaaaattttCCCCAATGTGCATGGCTGGTAGGGAAAACAGAATCTGGACCCAAGTTGTTGGTTCTCTTTCCACCACTCAGTCTGTCTCCCTATAGGTAAGATGATGACAACATAACTTAAATTATTCAAATGAAATGTGATTATAAAGTCAATTCATCATTACATTACTGTTTTAGAATTATAAATAGTATACAACAGTACTGCATATTATTTTAACTAAAGCTGAAACATAAACCTTCTATTCCTGTTGTTAGTACTTTCTAAAACTTTTATATCAGCATACAGACTTCATAATACTTTggttttacttaatatttttataatatttcaaatacatgaattttttattaatatgtagCAAAAGAACACAGAAGAGCACCAATGTTCATCTACAAACCACAGAGTAAAAAAGTTTTTGAAGGAGAATCAGTGAAGCTAGAATGCCAAATCTCAGCCATACCTCCACCAAAGcttttttggaaaagaaataatgaaatggtACAATTCAACACTGATCGAATAAGGTAGGATAAGTATTTTGTATAGTTACTATACACTAACTATAGTATACTTGGGTGAATCCAGTTATCCTTTGAAATGCATTATAAGTGGCATGCATTTGTGACTTCAATTTgtctaattttaaatatatatatataaatgaaactaACAAccatactgtaaatcaactatacttcaatttttaaaaatatatagaaatatatttaaatatattttaaaatatatagaaaatatatagaaatataagccTCACTAAACTAGATTCCACTAATCAGAAATTCAGCAGGTAAAGTAGGCTAGGATTTACCTGTTTACTAACAATAAAAGAAGATGACTCAAGGAAATAGATGATACAAACAAGATTAGGGGGATGTTTAATTCAAGAAAAGCAGTAGTTATGCAATGACTGGCTACAGACTCAGAATTTCcaaagtctttttttcttcttactaGTCTGATTCTGTAGGTCACAGACATCATAAGTAAAATCTCACAGAAAAACTAATTCCTTTACTTGCAACTTGTAATTATCTCTTTCCAGTTTATATCATGATAACTCTGGAAGAGTTACTTTATTGATAAAAGATGTAAACAAGAAAGATGCTGGATGGTATACTGTGTCTGCAGTTAATGAAGCTGGAGTGACCACATGTAACACAAGATTAGATGTTACAGGTATGTCACACTCTTATAAAGTGCTATGTCAAGTGTTACAGAGAACTTAACTGAGATTTAGTTAAGAAACACAAATTCCAGCATAGTATAAAATCTGAGGGATTCTTCTCATACATagtcagttttctattttttcttttcctgtctcatAACGAAAACCTAGTGCAACCCACGTGTTTAGAACAACTtttctaaattaacttttatttgatCTATTTCAGCCCGTCCAAACCAAACTCTTCCAGCTCCTAAACAGTTACGTGTCCGACCaactttcagcaaatatttagcaCTTAACGGGAAAGGTCTGAATGTGAAACAAGCTTTTAACCCTGAAGGAGAGTTTCAGCGGCTGGCAGCTCAATCTGGACTCTATGAAAGTGAAGAACTTTAACCACTCTACCAACACTGGAAAACACAACAACTACACTATCAATAAtatattcaattaaatttttgaaataaatccaTAGCTGTATTAACAGATTATGGCTTTAATTAGGTAACACaactaatatatatttataatacatttatcCTTTGATTCCTGCACATTCTATTTACCTCTCTGGTTTGTGAAGCCTACAGAAAATCTGGATTTGTAATTGTAGAAGATCTTTAACAAATGTGAGATTTTAACATTTAAGTCATACACACACCTATGGGTTATAAattaatatcaacattttaaacaCATCTAATGCTTAATAAGATTTACTGATACTGCTTTCTAAatagttttatctgttttttctgATGGGAATACTAACATGGTATAGATTATCTGAGTGTTCCTTAGTTttacagaataaaatttaaaatatttaaaacagactGTCTCCTCTTCACAAAAGTCTAGATCTTTAAGATAAAACTTCTGGTTTATGACCCTCAGCAAAACCTATGAATAAGCTCCAGAAGGGCAACAATACTATATCCTAGAACAGTTTATCTTGGTGAAGCTCACGGCTCAGTTTATTCCTCCTGATACAAAGCTAGACTTTTTATGTTTGCACCTCAAAGGCAACCACAATAACTTAAAGCATGATATTATCTCTCCTGaaattgtggttttgttttaacCAAATAGGTTTCTAATTTTTCAAGATCACTGAGCTCAATGGATTAAAAATAGTCTGCAGTCCTCTGCCTAATTCTTATAGTTCATGTAAATTGGAATACTTATATGGGAGAGGGGTTTCCTCCTCCATTTCCAGTTCAGATAACCTATTACTTTAGGAAACATAATTTTGCCGGCCTCTGAGAGTCCCAGTACAGGAAAGGGCAAATCCTGTATAAAGGTTAGGCTAGTAGCCGTCTTTTTCTCAGGTCTCTGCTCTACTGGCtgctggcctgctgctgctgctgctactcctCTTATCATTGATATAGTCATTGACCCCTGCTGCTGTGTGGCCTAGTTTTCCTTTTTACCTGACATGAAACAGCATTTATCAACAGTATTCTATATCTCTTTCAGAGGAATAACAAAAAGTGgctttactttttactttcaaaACAGCTTGACGGGTTTCTCAGCTGGCTAATCTGGGGCTTTTCAGTTTATCCCTTTTTATTTTCGTTTTCACCAACATGAGAATCCCCTCCAGTCTCACATTCTGGCAAGCTAGTGGATGCCTTAATTTACAGTCAAATTTGGTTTTTTCTATCTACAGCTAGTTTACAAATTTCATCTTTGCAAAGCTTCTGTGTCAGATATGAGTCTGGGCTCCCAAGAACTACTGTTTCGGCCTATCCTTTTACATCATCACTGCTAaacagattttttccccccaatataTGTATTTCAAC is a genomic window of Ovis canadensis isolate MfBH-ARS-UI-01 breed Bighorn chromosome 5, ARS-UI_OviCan_v2, whole genome shotgun sequence containing:
- the MYOT gene encoding myotilin isoform X10, translating into MFNYERPKHFIQSQNPCGSRLQPPGPEISSYSSQTKQSSITIQPRQCTEQRYSASSTVSSHITMSSSAFPASPQQLAGSNPSQRVTATYNQSPASFLSSILPSQPDYSSSKIPSTVDSNYQQPSVGQPVNVKSSQNANAKLTPRTPDHEIQGSKEALIQDLERKLKCKDSLLHNGNQRLTYEEKMARRLLGPQNAAAVFQGQNDSEAQDSAQHNIEHARLQVPTSQVRSRSSSRGDMSDQDAIQEKFYPPRFIQVPENMSIEEGRFCRMDFKVSGLPAPDVSWYLNGRPVQSDDFHKMIVSEKGFHSLIFEVVRTSDAGAYACVAKNRAGEATFTVQLDVLAKEHRRAPMFIYKPQSKKVFEGESVKLECQISAIPPPKLFWKRNNEMVQFNTDRISLYHDNSGRVTLLIKDVNKKDAGWYTVSAVNEAGVTTCNTRLDVTARPNQTLPAPKQLRVRPTFSKYLALNGKGLNVKQAFNPEGEFQRLAAQSGLYESEEL